In Bactrocera tryoni isolate S06 unplaced genomic scaffold, CSIRO_BtryS06_freeze2 scaffold_925, whole genome shotgun sequence, one DNA window encodes the following:
- the LOC120782071 gene encoding uncharacterized protein LOC120782071 translates to MDVDMASSSTPTMRSAVSAPRSEAAPIAAPRTNMAPAAPRTTTGATATTAPRQSTPALPADLQLIRCPLCRRPHRLSHCGIFKGMPPMQRQQVAQAHGYCLNCLATSHATQECPSNNRCQICVRAHHTLLHRTTRRDSGRPPAPRTSGNVRRSQRTPVTAYRRRGHFPAESRSWRQNRTTSTRRHQLRPQSRRSTGLSSVVATLQQLQRLLG, encoded by the coding sequence ATGGACGTGGATATGGCATCATCGTCAACGCCAACCATGCGCTCGGCAGTTTCCGCCCCTCGCTCCGAAGCTGCCCCAATAGCAGCACCCCGGACCAACATGGCACCGGCAGCGCCTCGAACAACAACAGGCGCCACCGCGACAACGGCTCCGCGTCAAAGCACGCCAGCATTACCAGCGGATCTGCAACTAATTCGTTGTCCACTATGCCGCCGCCCGCATCGGCTATCGCACTGCGGTATCTTCAAAGGCATGCCGCCGATGCAACGCCAGCAGGTGGCACAGGCGCACGGGTATTGCCTGAATTGTCTGGCAACTTCCCATGCAACTCAGGAGTGCCCATCAAATAATCGTTGCCAAATCTGTGTTCGGGCTCACCATACGCTGTTGCACCGCACTACCAGACGCGACTCCGGGCGACCACCTGCTCCTCGCACCAGCGGTAACGTCAGGCGTTCTCAAAGAACGCCTGTGACGGCTTATCGCCGGCGTGGACACTTTCCAGCAGAATCTCGTTCCTGGCGCCAAAACCGGACAACGTCAACACGGCGCCATCAGCTTAGGCCGCAATCCCGGCGGTCAACAGGCCTCAGCAGCGTTGTAGCTACGCTACAGCAGCTACAGCGGCTTCTAGGCTAA